The genomic stretch GGTAGTTGACCCACATCTCCACCGAGAACGCACCGACCGGCAGATCCTCTTTCGCCAACAACCGACGCACGCGATCAGTCGGGACGTGTCCGAGAAACAGTTTGCCCGGCGAGAGCCGTTCACTCACCGGCGGGGCACGTCCGACCACGCGGGGGGCCGTCTCCGTCCGGCCCGGCGCCGCGATCGGAAGGTCTACCGACTGTCGAAAGTCCCAAGCTCCGATCACCCCCTCGGGGACCGGAAACTCGTCGGCAGCGACCGCATCGGTCGTCGCGACACGCTGAACGTTCGAACCAACGAGAGCGATCGGCGAACCGATCGTCGAAACCACCAACAAGGCCGTGAAAGCAGCCCTTCGAAATGCGAGTGGGGCCATGACCGGAGACGCTAGACGACCCGCATCGCGTTGACGAACCGGATCGTGTGATTCGGCGGTGACAATTCGGAGGCGAATCCCACCGTGCAGAGTCGCTTCAGGAGACGCCCTGCGGCAGGAGCCGCGCACCGCAGGCCGCGGGCGGCGGGCGGCGGCTTTTTCATTGCCCTGCCCCCGTCCCTACTCTTCCTCCTCAACGGCAACAGGGGGCGTGCGCTCCGGTTGCCGAGATACCGCATCCGCCCATGTCCCTTCTTCCCTTTTCCAGTCTGCTCATCGCCGACGTCGGCATCAGTACCGGCGACGAAGGCAAAGGTCGTCTCATTCCCGAAATCATCCGGGAACTCCAACAGACGACCGGTCGCGAAACACCGGTGGGAGTCGTGCTCAAGGTCAACGGTGGGGCGAACTCCGGCCATACCGCCGGTGGAATAAAGCTGAACCTGCTGCCCGCAGGCGTGGTCGATGCCGGTGTGGGCTGTCTCGGCATCGGTGCCGGCGTGGTCGCCGATCCGCGCAAGTTTTGGTGGGAGATCCGGCCGTTGGAAGCGCGGGGGATGCGCATCTTCGAGCGTCTCCTCATCGACGAACGCACCCTCGTTTGCGACCTCACGCACCGCCTGCTCGACCTGGCGTGGGAATCGTATCGCGTGGAGGTACTGCGCGAGGAATCCCGCGGTTCCACGGGTCGCGGCATCACGCCGGCATACCTCGACGAAGTAGGCCAATTTCAGATCTACTACGCGGACTTCTGCGCCTCGCGCGAGGCTTTCGCCCGCAAGTTCGCGCAGCGAATCGACCGGGCTTTGCGGACGATACGCCACGTCTGCCGCATGAGCGAGGCGGCGTGGCACGAGGCCTTCGAAAAACTCACCGTGGCCGAGAAGCGCGCGAACGCCGAAGCGATCGCTCTGGGGGTGTTCTCCGAGGACGAATTCGACTTTCGCCGCTTCCGTGGAGCGGAGCCGTTCACCGTCGACGTCGAAGCTCTGACCGAAACGTACTGGCAGGCGGGCGTCGCCCTGCACAGCGCCATCGGCGACATCCGAGAACGCGTCCTGCGCGCGCTCGCCGATGGCTCGGCCGTGATCGGCGAGTTCGGCCAAGCCTACTGGTTGGACAAACGACACGGCTTCTCGCCCAACGTCACGGCGTCGCACACCTACACGCCCGAGATCTTCCAATCGGCCGGAATCCCCGCCCAACCGGTGCACACTTTCGGGGTCGCAAAAGCCTACGACACGAAGGTCGGGACACACACGTTCCTCACGCGCATGGACCCCGCGCATCCGTTGACGGCTCTGCTGGAGCGCATCGAGTTCGGCACGTCGACGGGACGCCAGCGGATGGTCGGCTGGTTCGATGCGGTGGAAAAGGGAGACGCGCTCCGCTACGGCGGATTCGAAGATCTCATGATCAACAAGATCGACGCTCTGGGGCATCGCGGCGATTGGCGCGGCGAGCTGCTGATCTGCGATGGCTACAAGGACGCGGAGGGGCGAGTCTATCGCCACGTCCCGCGAAACGACGCCGTTCGGCGTACGCTGCGCCCGATGTATTCCAGCCATCCGGGTTGGTCCGAAGACATCTCGCACATCCGGTCGTTCGCTGAACTTCCCGCGCACGCACGCCGCTACGTGGCCGCGATGATGCGGGCCATCGTCGAATGCGCTTACCACGGCACTCGGCGTCCCGCGCGCCTGCCCAACCTCCGTTACATCGGCGTTGGGCCCGAACCTTCACAGATCATCAAGGACGTGCCCAGCACCGAGGAGTTGCTCACTCTCTCCTGATCTCGGTCTGCGCGAGATCAGAGTCGGTAGTGCACTCGCTCCTCTGCGTACCGAGCGGCGTAGGCGGCGAACGCAGTCTTCAAACGCGCTGCCGCGGTGTCGCGACCGAGCCGAAACACGGTCTCGTCTATCGCCTCCACTTCCGCGATGTCTCGGGTGGTGGACGTGAGAAAACACTCGTCGAAGCGCGCGAACTCCTCGGGCCGGATCTCGCGCTCGACCACTGCGAAACCGGCGTCGCGCGCAATACGTTCCACCAGCAATCCGCGCGTGATGCCGTGGAGAATCCCACACGCCGTCGCAGGCGTGTGCACGATGCCGTCGGCGACGAATGCGATATTGCACACGGCTGCTTCGGCGACCGATCCCGCCGTGTTCAGTATCACGACCTCGTCGGCACCTCGTTTGCGAGCCTCGTGCAAACAAAGGAGATTGTTGAGGTAGTTCCCGGTCTTCCAGGCGGGATCGAGCGCCTGCATCGGGTTGCGGTGCAACTGCCGTGCGACGCTCAAACGCAAGCCGCGACGTCCGGAGGGAAGCGGCGCGCTCTCCAACGACTTCACCAGTATCACCCAACTCGGCGCGGTGGCGAGTCCCGGATCGAGGCCGATCGGTCCACCTCCACGCGTGAGTTGGAGGCGAAGATAGAGATCTCCGCCCCACCCGGTGACGGAGCGGAAACGCGCGGCGGTCGCACGCAATTGTTCGAACAACTCGTCCTCCGAGAAGGGGAGCGGCAGGTGCAACGCCTCCGCCGAGCGAAGCAGCCGAGCCCAATGTTCGCGGAATGCGAACAACACTCCATGATACGTCCGCCAAACCTCGTACACGGCATCTCCGTAGAGAAAGCCGCGGTCGAGCGGCGAAATGCACGGCTCGGTGGCATCGTGCAAACGTCCGCCGGAATTTGCTTGGATGTATGGTGTATTCGCCATCACGGAACCGAAACGACAGGCCCACAACCGCGAACAAGCCAACAAAAAACCCCGCCGTTCGGCGGGGTTCGTTCGATGTCGGTCGCCGGCGCGGATTGCTCCGCTGCGCTTCCGTTACTTCGAGTTGCGCGTCAGACCAGCGGCGCGCTTGATGTTTTGGACGGTGGGGAGCGATACGCCGAACTCCTTCGCGATCGCGGCACCCGTCTTGCCGGCCTTGGCGGCCTCTTCGATCTGCTTGCGCATCTCGGGGGTGACCTTGGCGCGCTTGCGGCGCTTCTTCGCTCCCGCGGGAGCGGCTTCCGCCGGAGCGCTCTTCTTGCGACCGGGTTTGCCCTTGGCTTTCGCCTTTCCCTTGCCGAGAGCACGAAGAGCGGCGATCAGATCTTCACGCGTATCGTAACCCAACTCCTCGTGGAGGCCGGCAAGTTGCGCATCGCGCTCGGCGATGATCGCTGCTTCGAGTTCGATCAATTTCGCCTTTTGCGAGGCGAGTTCCTGCATACGCTTTGAGAGCATCTACTCACCACAACCGGCGAGGTAGGCCAATAGCAACACTATTGTGCGTCTTGTACACTGTCACTAGCGCTGCCGTGACCGCGGAGTCGTTCGCGAATCCGACCTACTGCTTCTCCGGCAGAAACTCGACGCTCATCGCCTGCTCTACACGTACCGAACCAGCCGCCAACACTCCGAGAGCCTCCAATTGCGCAATCTGTCCGGCGAACCGTTCGGCGGTTATCCTGCCGATATCTTCGACGCCACCTTCCCGGCCGACGACGAGTCTTTCGTCGACGATCATACGTCGGGAAAACTCCAAATACTCGGGTGTGGCCTTGTCGTTCAACTCGAGCATGCGGGAGTGCGCGGGGGCCGGATCTCCCTCGAGATAGTCGCGCCATCCACGTATCGACACGTCCAAGAACCGTCGCGTCGCTTCCGGGTGTTCGCGTACCCAATCTCGGTTGGCGACCAGAACGACGTAGGCGAAATACCCTGCCTGCCACGGGTGCAGATACTTCGGCTCGACTCCCTCGCGACGCAGAAAAAACGGCTCCGCGATGTAGAAGCCCTGTTGCACGAGATCGGGGTCCGCCACGAATCGCCCCAGCCCGAAGCTCTGGGGAACGACCGTGAAATCGATATCGTATTTCTTGCGCAGGAAATCCAAGAACACCCACTCGGGTCTGGCCATGATGGTCGATCCGTCCAACCCTTCGAAGTCGGACACGGGGTTGCTCGCGTGCAACATCAGCACCGAAGGATCGTCTTGAAATACCGCGGCGACATTGAGCAACGGCAAGCCTTGGGCAATGGCGAGAAGCGTATTGGTCGAGTCCGATTGTCCAAACTGCGCCTGACCGGTGGCCAACTTTTGGTGCACGTTCGCGTTCGGACCTCCGGGAAGCAGTTCCACGTCCAAACCGGCTTCCTTGTACCAACCCCGCGCCTCGGCCTGAAAGAAGCCTCCGTGCTCGGGCTCGGCGAACCAGTCGAGTTGCACCACGATCGACGTGATCGAGGGACCTCCGGGACCCCCGGCGGCCTCGGGCGAACGACCACATCCGGCCGCTCCGAGCACGGCGATGGAGAGAGCCGAAGACAAAACACGCGAGTAGAGGCGCAAGCGCATGGACATGTCGCGAAAGCTGTACGCCCGCGCGCCGGATGCAATCCGGCCCTACGGTTACCTCGGAGTCGGCCCTCAGCTCGCGGCGAACGGATTGAATTCCCGCTCGTTTTCGACCGTAGTCAGCGGACCGTGGCCGGGAGCGACGATCGTATCACCCGGCAACGTATTCCAGAGACGCCGGGCATGATCGCGAACCGCAGTGCGCGCGCAAAAGTCGTTGCCGATAGATCCACAGAAAAACAGGTCGCCGGAAAACAACACCCGACACGAGCGCCGACAGCCCATCCACTCGACGAGATAACAATGATGCTCCGAAGCCGGTCCCGGCGTCGAAAGAGCCTGCACGCGAAAGCCCCCCGATTCGACGACCTCCTGATCGCGCATTACGCGGACAAAGTCACGTTCGGGCCCCGGACCCAAACAGTAGCTCAATCCGAAGCGTGCCATGGTGTCGCGACAGCCACCCGCATGGTCGGAATCCCAATGCGTCACGAAGTGCGCCTGCAAATGCTCCACCTCTTCCGGCCACGCTGCGAGCAGGGCTCGTGAGCAGCTTCCGCTGTCCACGAGCACCGCGTCGCGATCGCTGCGGTGACGGAGAAGGTAGGCGTTCACGACCCCCACTCCGTAGGGCATGGCCAAGCGATGGAGTCCGAAGGCCAAACCCGGAGCTTCGGGT from Opitutales bacterium ASA1 encodes the following:
- a CDS encoding adenylosuccinate synthase, whose protein sequence is MSLLPFSSLLIADVGISTGDEGKGRLIPEIIRELQQTTGRETPVGVVLKVNGGANSGHTAGGIKLNLLPAGVVDAGVGCLGIGAGVVADPRKFWWEIRPLEARGMRIFERLLIDERTLVCDLTHRLLDLAWESYRVEVLREESRGSTGRGITPAYLDEVGQFQIYYADFCASREAFARKFAQRIDRALRTIRHVCRMSEAAWHEAFEKLTVAEKRANAEAIALGVFSEDEFDFRRFRGAEPFTVDVEALTETYWQAGVALHSAIGDIRERVLRALADGSAVIGEFGQAYWLDKRHGFSPNVTASHTYTPEIFQSAGIPAQPVHTFGVAKAYDTKVGTHTFLTRMDPAHPLTALLERIEFGTSTGRQRMVGWFDAVEKGDALRYGGFEDLMINKIDALGHRGDWRGELLICDGYKDAEGRVYRHVPRNDAVRRTLRPMYSSHPGWSEDISHIRSFAELPAHARRYVAAMMRAIVECAYHGTRRPARLPNLRYIGVGPEPSQIIKDVPSTEELLTLS
- a CDS encoding D-amino acid aminotransferase; translated protein: MANTPYIQANSGGRLHDATEPCISPLDRGFLYGDAVYEVWRTYHGVLFAFREHWARLLRSAEALHLPLPFSEDELFEQLRATAARFRSVTGWGGDLYLRLQLTRGGGPIGLDPGLATAPSWVILVKSLESAPLPSGRRGLRLSVARQLHRNPMQALDPAWKTGNYLNNLLCLHEARKRGADEVVILNTAGSVAEAAVCNIAFVADGIVHTPATACGILHGITRGLLVERIARDAGFAVVEREIRPEEFARFDECFLTSTTRDIAEVEAIDETVFRLGRDTAAARLKTAFAAYAARYAEERVHYRL
- a CDS encoding ABC transporter substrate-binding protein, translating into MSMRLRLYSRVLSSALSIAVLGAAGCGRSPEAAGGPGGPSITSIVVQLDWFAEPEHGGFFQAEARGWYKEAGLDVELLPGGPNANVHQKLATGQAQFGQSDSTNTLLAIAQGLPLLNVAAVFQDDPSVLMLHASNPVSDFEGLDGSTIMARPEWVFLDFLRKKYDIDFTVVPQSFGLGRFVADPDLVQQGFYIAEPFFLRREGVEPKYLHPWQAGYFAYVVLVANRDWVREHPEATRRFLDVSIRGWRDYLEGDPAPAHSRMLELNDKATPEYLEFSRRMIVDERLVVGREGGVEDIGRITAERFAGQIAQLEALGVLAAGSVRVEQAMSVEFLPEKQ